A genomic segment from Streptomyces antibioticus encodes:
- a CDS encoding membrane protein has product MPGNPHRLLRLAGVVTAVQTSAVLLATRAYAAPTPDPSPSGSPTPSPSNTVDCSLIPGEAKKYCERGNTSPGTTQNPTVSDTLDPLSSLAKGCAEAAAWTVKKLSEAVKETANVDFTNPRFLQQYAVVFAASTVLTLLLWLLAVAKRAVRGVPLPTAIGEAVGFLWLTVLASAFTPLILYTVVSATDGITEVLAKTTGDQTDTFFGTFSAALEKGENIGGGPIMLIVVSLVSILAAGVLWLELVIRAALLYVGALLGTVVYAGLVDKNLWSHVRRWAGIMIAVILVKPVIVIVLGLAGALSADDGPNAFSAVVSGLSIILLAIFASAMIYRFVPGFGDEIAGSRNNRIMQGAEGKAAAVISSPATLVAQGIKTHSTRADNNGGGTTSSGPRPANPASGGVAAHSSRTSNGGGGSVPSAAPAPRTSGTVNTPHAGNTRNNRTGGEGR; this is encoded by the coding sequence ATGCCCGGTAACCCGCACCGCCTGCTCAGGCTCGCCGGAGTCGTTACGGCCGTCCAGACCTCCGCCGTGCTGCTGGCCACCCGCGCCTACGCGGCCCCGACACCCGACCCGAGCCCGTCGGGCTCGCCGACGCCCAGCCCCAGCAACACCGTGGACTGCAGCCTGATCCCGGGCGAGGCCAAGAAGTACTGCGAGCGCGGCAACACCAGCCCCGGCACCACCCAGAACCCCACCGTCTCCGACACCCTAGACCCCCTCTCCTCCCTGGCGAAGGGCTGTGCCGAGGCCGCCGCGTGGACCGTCAAGAAGCTCAGTGAGGCGGTGAAGGAGACGGCGAACGTCGACTTCACCAACCCCCGCTTCCTCCAGCAGTACGCCGTCGTCTTCGCCGCCTCCACCGTCCTCACCCTCCTGCTGTGGCTGCTGGCCGTCGCCAAGCGGGCGGTCCGCGGCGTCCCCCTGCCCACCGCCATCGGCGAAGCCGTCGGCTTCCTCTGGCTGACCGTCCTCGCCTCCGCCTTCACCCCCCTGATCCTCTACACCGTCGTCTCCGCCACCGACGGCATCACCGAGGTCCTCGCGAAGACCACCGGCGACCAGACCGACACCTTCTTCGGCACCTTCTCCGCCGCCCTGGAGAAGGGCGAGAACATCGGCGGCGGCCCGATCATGCTGATCGTCGTCTCCCTGGTCAGCATCCTCGCCGCCGGCGTCCTCTGGCTGGAGCTGGTCATCCGCGCCGCGCTCCTCTACGTCGGCGCCCTCCTCGGCACCGTCGTCTACGCCGGCCTGGTCGACAAGAACCTGTGGAGCCACGTCCGCCGCTGGGCCGGCATCATGATCGCCGTCATCCTGGTCAAACCGGTCATCGTGATCGTCCTCGGCCTGGCCGGCGCCCTCTCCGCCGACGACGGACCCAACGCGTTCTCCGCCGTCGTCTCCGGCCTGTCCATCATCCTGCTCGCCATCTTCGCCAGCGCGATGATCTACCGCTTCGTCCCCGGCTTCGGCGACGAGATCGCCGGCTCCCGCAACAACCGCATCATGCAGGGCGCCGAAGGCAAGGCCGCCGCAGTCATCAGCTCCCCCGCGACCCTCGTCGCCCAGGGCATCAAGACCCACAGCACCCGCGCCGACAACAACGGCGGCGGAACCACCTCCAGTGGCCCCCGCCCCGCCAACCCGGCCTCCGGAGGCGTCGCCGCGCACAGCTCGCGCACCTCGAACGGAGGCGGCGGATCTGTCCCCTCCGCCGCACCCGCACCCCGCACGAGCGGCACGGTCAACACCCCGCACGCAGGCAACACCCGCAACAACCGCACGGGAGGTGAAGGGCGTTGA
- a CDS encoding SCO6880 family protein has protein sequence MSHAISPRRTYLIGRARPNAIVGRNRETGEIALIIAGAFLGMMCGLLVPVLSLRIVLLTGFPLIALAAVYVPYKHRTFYKWFEINRSYKRSLRRGTAYRSGVMEAGTRIGGEEIEVGPPPGIGRISWLAAPFGPDEIAVLLHADRRTVTAAIEIEGPGVGLRDSEDQEALVDRFGTLLKHVANGDGFVTRLQMLARTLPADPDAHAKDVAQRGDDKALPWLQTSYDQLQSMVSTSSEQHRAYLVACMHYNRELAAEAHAMARAARPQAGRKLDRDAGLAVVMARELTDICSRLQEADIRVRQPLGQGRLASLIHSMYDPDHPIDHIQAMTRRNAWPAELDAMEPTFLQAKTRESATRAPWCHATAWVKEWPMTPVGVNFLAPLLVHTPDVIRTVAVTMDLEPTEVAIERMLTEKTNDEAEASRAAKMNRTVDPRDVAAHSRLDQRGEDLASGAAGVNLVGYITVSSRTPEALARDKRTIRASAGKSYLKLEWCDREHHRAFVNTLPFATGIRR, from the coding sequence ATGTCCCACGCGATCTCGCCCCGCCGCACTTATCTGATCGGCCGCGCCCGGCCGAACGCGATCGTCGGCCGCAACCGCGAGACCGGCGAGATCGCCCTGATCATCGCCGGGGCCTTCCTCGGCATGATGTGCGGACTCCTCGTCCCCGTCCTCTCGCTGCGCATCGTGCTGCTGACCGGCTTCCCGCTGATCGCGCTCGCCGCGGTCTACGTGCCGTACAAGCACCGCACGTTCTACAAGTGGTTCGAGATCAACCGCAGTTACAAGCGCAGCCTGCGCCGCGGCACCGCCTACCGCTCCGGCGTCATGGAGGCCGGCACCCGCATCGGCGGCGAGGAGATCGAGGTCGGCCCGCCCCCGGGCATCGGCCGCATCAGCTGGCTGGCCGCCCCCTTCGGCCCCGACGAGATCGCCGTACTCCTGCACGCGGACCGCCGTACGGTCACCGCCGCCATCGAGATCGAGGGCCCCGGCGTCGGCCTGCGCGACAGCGAGGACCAGGAAGCCCTCGTCGACCGCTTCGGCACCCTCCTCAAGCACGTGGCCAACGGCGACGGATTCGTCACCCGCCTCCAGATGCTCGCCCGCACCCTGCCCGCCGACCCCGACGCCCACGCCAAGGACGTCGCCCAGCGCGGCGACGACAAGGCCCTGCCCTGGCTCCAGACGTCGTACGACCAGCTCCAGTCCATGGTGTCGACGAGCAGCGAGCAGCACCGCGCCTACCTCGTCGCCTGCATGCACTACAACCGCGAACTGGCCGCCGAGGCCCACGCCATGGCCCGCGCCGCCCGCCCCCAGGCCGGCCGCAAGCTGGACCGCGACGCCGGCCTCGCCGTCGTCATGGCCCGCGAGCTGACCGACATCTGCTCCCGGCTCCAGGAGGCGGACATCCGCGTCCGCCAGCCCCTCGGCCAGGGCCGCCTCGCCTCGCTCATCCACTCCATGTACGACCCGGACCACCCCATCGACCACATCCAGGCGATGACCCGGCGCAACGCCTGGCCGGCCGAACTGGACGCCATGGAGCCCACGTTCCTCCAGGCCAAGACCCGCGAGTCGGCCACCCGCGCCCCCTGGTGCCACGCCACGGCCTGGGTCAAGGAGTGGCCCATGACCCCCGTCGGCGTGAACTTCCTGGCCCCGCTCCTCGTCCACACCCCGGACGTCATCCGCACCGTCGCCGTCACGATGGACCTCGAACCCACCGAGGTCGCCATCGAACGCATGCTCACCGAGAAGACCAACGACGAGGCCGAGGCCAGCCGCGCCGCCAAGATGAACCGCACCGTCGACCCCCGCGACGTCGCCGCCCACTCCCGCCTCGACCAGCGGGGCGAGGACCTGGCCTCCGGCGCCGCCGGCGTCAACCTGGTCGGCTACATCACCGTCTCCTCCCGGACCCCCGAGGCCCTCGCCCGCGACAAGCGCACGATAAGGGCGTCCGCGGGCAAGTCGTACCTGAAGCTGGAGTGGTGCGACCGTGAGCACCACCGCGCGTTCGTGAACACGCTCCCGTTCGCCACCGGCATCCGAAGGTAG
- a CDS encoding ATP-binding protein: MRDPLSVLTDAFTAFLFGKVETTRLPVRTSTGQAQAVYLPTAAPGLGDSGVIIGREVYSGKGYIYDPFQLYGQQLPAPHWLVLGESGNGKSALEKTYVLRQLRFRDRQVVVLDAQGEDGVGEWNLIAQALGITPIRLDPMAALNHGIRLNPLDPSITTTGQLALLRTIIEVAMGHGLDERSGFALKVAHAYVNETIVERQPVLMDIVEQLRHPEPESAEAMNVAIDDVRAWGLDVALVLDRLVDGDLRGMFDGPTTVGIDLDAPLIVFDLSHIDRNSIAMPILMAIVGVWLEHTWIRPDRKKRIFLVEEAWHIINSPFVAQLFQRLLKFGRRLGLSFVAVVHHLSDVVDGAAAKEAAAILKMASTRTIYAQKADEARATGRVLGLPRWAVEIIPTLTPGIAVWDVNGNVQVVKHLVTETERPLVFTDRAMTESSADRLASDDALRAAELEQEERAAAFMEQHLGDSESTVA, translated from the coding sequence ATGCGGGACCCGCTGTCCGTCCTCACCGACGCCTTCACGGCCTTCCTCTTCGGCAAGGTCGAGACGACCCGGCTGCCCGTCCGCACCTCCACCGGCCAGGCCCAGGCGGTCTACCTGCCCACGGCCGCCCCCGGCCTCGGCGACTCCGGCGTCATCATCGGCCGCGAGGTGTACTCCGGCAAGGGCTACATCTACGACCCCTTCCAGCTCTACGGCCAGCAGCTCCCGGCCCCGCACTGGCTGGTCCTCGGCGAGTCCGGCAACGGCAAGTCGGCGCTGGAGAAGACGTACGTCCTGCGCCAGCTCCGCTTCCGCGACCGCCAGGTCGTCGTCCTGGACGCCCAGGGCGAGGACGGCGTCGGCGAATGGAACCTCATCGCGCAGGCGCTGGGAATAACTCCCATCCGCCTGGACCCGATGGCCGCCCTGAACCACGGCATCCGCCTCAACCCCCTGGACCCGTCCATCACCACCACGGGCCAGCTCGCGCTGCTGCGCACGATCATCGAGGTGGCGATGGGCCACGGCCTGGACGAACGCTCCGGCTTCGCCCTCAAGGTCGCGCACGCCTACGTCAACGAGACGATCGTCGAACGCCAGCCGGTCCTCATGGACATCGTCGAGCAGCTCCGTCACCCCGAGCCCGAGTCGGCCGAGGCGATGAACGTCGCCATAGACGACGTACGCGCCTGGGGCCTGGACGTCGCCCTGGTCCTGGACCGCCTGGTCGACGGCGACCTGCGCGGCATGTTCGACGGCCCGACCACGGTCGGCATCGACCTCGACGCGCCCCTGATCGTCTTCGACCTCTCGCACATCGACCGCAACTCCATCGCCATGCCCATCCTGATGGCGATCGTCGGCGTCTGGCTGGAGCACACCTGGATCCGCCCCGACCGGAAGAAGCGCATCTTCCTGGTCGAGGAGGCATGGCACATCATCAACAGCCCCTTCGTCGCCCAGCTCTTCCAGCGCCTGCTGAAGTTCGGCCGGCGCCTCGGCCTGTCCTTCGTCGCGGTGGTCCACCATCTCTCGGACGTCGTGGACGGAGCGGCCGCGAAGGAGGCGGCGGCGATCCTGAAGATGGCCTCCACCAGGACGATCTACGCCCAGAAGGCCGACGAGGCACGGGCCACCGGCCGCGTCCTCGGCCTGCCCCGCTGGGCGGTGGAGATCATCCCCACGCTGACCCCCGGCATCGCCGTCTGGGACGTCAACGGCAATGTCCAGGTCGTCAAACACCTGGTCACGGAGACCGAACGCCCCCTGGTCTTCACGGACCGCGCGATGACGGAGTCCTCCGCCGACCGCCTGGCCTCCGACGACGCCCTGCGCGCCGCGGAACTCGAACAGGAGGAGCGGGCGGCGGCCTTCATGGAACAGCACCTGGGCGACTCGGAATCCACGGTGGCGTAG
- a CDS encoding type IV secretory system conjugative DNA transfer family protein, with protein sequence MRPGENRHDGGQGGGVPDGLLIGIIAFLLGITLLTWTAAGLAALLAHGAWPEGLSFTRTPLAMRHLVSAPRDLPAAWPDTAPQALSGYGLFWGLLIGQLMILLVLAIFTMGTLARWKAVRARKRAGAYDTPPPPEPAPTATEYLPAAPTPSIPAPAAPPIAPLTAAPPTAPLTVERPTGAVHFAPPADRRSPAVQAIQDAEGATLVVTSDPTLWQDTKDARAKLGPVHLYDPAHLCDTPSRLHWSPTTGCEDKPTAAARATALLTPVKPTARLDQAVNDTAETLLRSYLHAAALDGRTIRHVHRWCQGTGVQEAVRTLRTHPKAAPGSAGELEAALTAHPERRDIAHELTTRALSALSVVNLREACTPNRTDALALDSFVDEGGSLYVVGESIEDPRTHPGAMPLLTALVSSVVERGRRMAERSSSGRLDPPLTLVLDDIAAVAPLPQLPDLLASGADQGLPTLALLRSREQAKSRWPHHDLPL encoded by the coding sequence ATGAGACCGGGTGAGAACCGGCACGACGGCGGCCAGGGCGGCGGCGTCCCCGACGGCCTGCTGATCGGCATCATCGCGTTCCTGCTCGGCATCACCCTGCTGACCTGGACCGCGGCGGGCCTCGCCGCCCTCCTGGCGCACGGCGCCTGGCCCGAGGGGCTCAGCTTCACCCGCACCCCGCTGGCCATGCGCCATCTCGTCTCGGCGCCCCGCGACCTCCCGGCCGCCTGGCCGGACACGGCACCGCAGGCCCTGTCCGGCTACGGCCTCTTCTGGGGCCTGCTCATCGGCCAGTTGATGATCCTCCTGGTCCTGGCCATCTTCACGATGGGCACCCTGGCCCGCTGGAAGGCGGTCCGCGCACGCAAGAGAGCCGGCGCCTACGACACCCCGCCGCCACCGGAGCCCGCCCCTACGGCGACGGAATACCTCCCCGCCGCGCCGACCCCGTCGATCCCGGCCCCCGCCGCACCCCCCATCGCTCCGCTCACCGCCGCACCCCCCACCGCTCCGCTCACCGTCGAACGACCCACCGGCGCCGTCCACTTCGCCCCGCCCGCCGACCGCAGATCCCCCGCCGTCCAGGCCATCCAGGACGCCGAGGGCGCCACCCTGGTCGTCACCTCCGACCCCACCCTCTGGCAGGACACCAAGGACGCCCGCGCCAAACTGGGCCCGGTCCACCTTTACGACCCCGCCCACCTCTGCGACACCCCGTCCCGCCTCCACTGGTCCCCGACCACGGGCTGCGAGGACAAGCCGACGGCGGCAGCCCGGGCCACCGCACTCCTGACCCCCGTGAAGCCGACGGCACGCCTCGACCAGGCGGTCAACGACACCGCCGAAACCCTGCTGCGCAGCTACCTGCACGCCGCCGCCCTCGACGGCCGCACCATCCGCCACGTCCACCGCTGGTGCCAGGGGACCGGCGTCCAGGAGGCGGTCCGCACCCTGCGCACCCACCCCAAGGCGGCCCCCGGCTCCGCCGGCGAACTCGAAGCCGCGCTGACCGCACACCCCGAACGCCGGGACATCGCCCACGAACTGACGACCCGGGCGCTCTCCGCCCTCTCCGTCGTCAACCTCCGCGAGGCATGTACTCCAAACCGAACTGATGCCCTCGCCTTGGATTCCTTCGTGGACGAAGGGGGCAGTCTTTACGTGGTCGGCGAATCCATCGAGGACCCCAGGACGCATCCCGGCGCGATGCCGCTCCTCACGGCCCTCGTCTCCAGCGTGGTCGAGCGCGGCCGGCGCATGGCCGAACGGTCATCCTCCGGTCGCCTCGACCCACCACTGACCCTGGTCCTGGACGACATCGCGGCCGTGGCCCCGCTCCCCCAGCTCCCGGACCTCCTCGCCTCCGGAGCCGACCAGGGCCTGCCCACCCTCGCCCTCCTCCGCTCCCGCGAACAGGCCAAGTCCCGCTGGCCCCACCACGACCTACCGCTCTAG
- a CDS encoding GNAT family N-acetyltransferase, which yields MSDFIVRGIQAGEWESVKALRLLALKDPAAPLAFLETYEDAVERPDTFWQERAVGAGEEALGARQFIAVAGDGTWVGTVTVLVEEAGTVDWAGFDVERRQGHVVGVYVRPEWRGGAVSRGLFDAALEWAWGLGLERVRLIVHEDNAPALAAYRRMGFVASGVTVALEEGAGESELELVLER from the coding sequence ATGAGTGACTTCATTGTGCGGGGCATACAGGCCGGCGAGTGGGAGTCCGTGAAGGCGCTGCGGTTGCTGGCGCTCAAGGATCCGGCGGCGCCGCTCGCCTTTCTGGAGACGTACGAGGACGCCGTCGAGCGGCCGGACACCTTCTGGCAGGAGCGGGCCGTCGGGGCCGGTGAAGAGGCCCTCGGGGCGCGGCAGTTCATCGCCGTGGCCGGGGACGGCACCTGGGTGGGCACGGTCACTGTGCTCGTGGAGGAGGCCGGGACGGTCGACTGGGCCGGGTTCGACGTCGAGCGTCGGCAAGGGCATGTCGTCGGGGTGTATGTGCGGCCCGAGTGGCGTGGGGGCGCGGTGAGCCGGGGGTTGTTCGATGCCGCGTTGGAGTGGGCCTGGGGGCTGGGGCTCGAGCGGGTGCGGCTCATCGTGCATGAGGACAATGCGCCGGCGTTGGCGGCGTACCGGCGGATGGGGTTCGTGGCCAGTGGGGTGACCGTGGCGCTCGAGGAAGGGGCCGGGGAGTCCGAGTTGGAGTTGGTGCTAGAGCGGTAG